In the Insulibacter thermoxylanivorax genome, one interval contains:
- a CDS encoding bifunctional 3,4-dihydroxy-2-butanone-4-phosphate synthase/GTP cyclohydrolase II has translation MGVEIKFDPIEDAIYDLILGKVVIVVDDEDRENEGDFVALAEKATPEIINFMAKEGRGLICAPITEERAQELNLPPMVDKNTDYHGTAFTVSVDHIETTTGISAYERSRTVQALIDPEAKPQDFRRPGHIFPLVARKGGVLRRAGHTEAAVDLAKMCGAYPAGVICEIMKEDGTMARVPDLMEIAKKHDLKIISIQDLIRYRNEKENLVKREVEVRLPTEYGVFQAVAYTNSVDDKEHVALVKGKIDPNIPTLVRVHSECLTGDVFHSHRCDCGPQLAAALKQIQEHGSGVLLYMRQEGRGIGLINKLKAYKLQEQGLDTVDANIKLGFKPDLRDYGIGAQILKDLGVRKMKLLTNNPRKIKGLQGYGLEVVDRIPIQMEANEDNALYLYTKKEKLGHMLTITKNPK, from the coding sequence ATGGGAGTAGAGATCAAGTTTGACCCGATCGAAGATGCGATCTACGATCTGATTCTCGGCAAGGTCGTGATCGTCGTTGATGATGAGGATAGAGAGAATGAAGGGGATTTTGTCGCCTTAGCGGAGAAGGCAACGCCGGAGATCATCAACTTCATGGCGAAGGAAGGGCGCGGTCTGATCTGCGCTCCGATCACAGAAGAGCGGGCGCAGGAGCTGAATCTGCCGCCGATGGTCGATAAGAATACCGATTACCACGGCACGGCATTCACGGTGTCGGTGGATCATATCGAGACAACAACCGGCATCTCAGCTTATGAACGTTCGCGTACGGTGCAGGCGCTGATCGATCCGGAGGCGAAACCGCAGGATTTCCGCAGGCCGGGACATATCTTCCCTTTGGTCGCCCGCAAGGGAGGCGTGCTGCGCAGAGCCGGACATACCGAAGCGGCGGTCGATCTGGCGAAGATGTGCGGCGCTTATCCCGCCGGGGTGATCTGTGAGATCATGAAGGAAGACGGCACCATGGCCCGTGTTCCCGACCTGATGGAGATCGCGAAGAAACATGACTTGAAGATCATCTCGATCCAAGATCTCATCCGCTACCGCAACGAGAAGGAGAACCTCGTCAAACGCGAAGTAGAGGTGAGACTGCCCACGGAATACGGTGTCTTCCAGGCGGTGGCCTACACCAATTCCGTCGATGACAAGGAGCATGTCGCCCTCGTGAAGGGCAAGATTGACCCCAATATTCCAACTCTTGTCAGAGTGCATTCCGAATGTTTGACCGGCGATGTCTTCCACTCGCATCGCTGCGATTGCGGCCCCCAGCTGGCAGCTGCATTGAAGCAGATTCAAGAGCACGGCTCCGGTGTCCTGCTGTATATGAGACAAGAGGGGCGGGGCATCGGCCTGATCAATAAGCTCAAGGCTTATAAGCTGCAGGAACAAGGCCTGGATACCGTCGATGCGAATATCAAGCTCGGATTCAAGCCGGATCTTCGGGATTACGGGATTGGCGCGCAGATCTTGAAGGATCTCGGCGTGCGCAAGATGAAGCTGCTCACGAACAATCCGCGCAAGATCAAGGGATTACAGGGCTACGGTCTGGAGGTCGTCGACCGCATCCCGATTCAAATGGAGGCGAACGAGGACAACGCGCTTTATCTTTATACGAAGAAAGAGAAACTTGGACACATGCTTACTATTACAAAGAATCCAAAATAA
- the ribH gene encoding 6,7-dimethyl-8-ribityllumazine synthase gives MANIYEGHLVSKGLKYGIVAGRFNEFITTRLLSGAEDALRRHGVQDDEIDIAWTPGAFEIPLVAQKMAASGKYDAIITLGAVIRGATSHYDYVCNEVAKGVAQASQKTGVPVIFGVLTTDTIEQAVERAGTKAGNKGWEAAVSAIEMANLMKQLP, from the coding sequence ATGGCGAACATTTATGAAGGACATCTGGTGTCAAAAGGACTAAAATACGGGATAGTGGCAGGCAGATTTAATGAGTTCATCACGACAAGACTGCTCAGCGGCGCAGAGGATGCCTTGCGCCGCCATGGCGTGCAGGATGATGAGATCGATATCGCTTGGACCCCGGGTGCATTTGAAATCCCGCTCGTTGCACAAAAGATGGCCGCAAGCGGCAAGTATGATGCTATAATTACATTGGGTGCCGTGATCCGCGGTGCTACATCTCATTATGATTATGTGTGCAATGAAGTGGCCAAGGGCGTCGCGCAGGCTTCCCAGAAGACGGGCGTACCGGTCATCTTCGGAGTCTTGACGACGGATACGATCGAACAAGCCGTCGAACGTGCAGGCACGAAGGCCGGCAACAAGGGCTGGGAGGCGGCGGTCAGCGCGATTGAGATGGCGAATCTGATGAAACAATTGCCTTAA
- a CDS encoding segregation and condensation protein A, producing MEMNFKLDTFEGPLDLLLHLIDSQEIDIYDIPISQITDQYMAYIETMQELELELASEFLVMAAELLYIKSRMLLPRPPVIEQEDGSIEEVDPREELVQRLIEYRKYKAAADQLREMEVARSLIYTRAPLDLSEYMPHIEENPVQDFNLSDLLIAFQRALRRSRSRMAIAKITRDEISVKDRMVQVTDTISKAGGRTMFSKLIGEDADRTDIVVTFLALLELIRRKFVSCYQHRLFDDIVIQLRESGGNDELPADEISY from the coding sequence ATGGAGATGAATTTTAAACTGGACACCTTCGAAGGTCCGCTGGACCTTCTGCTTCATCTGATCGACAGCCAAGAGATCGATATCTATGATATCCCAATCAGCCAGATCACCGATCAATACATGGCTTATATCGAGACGATGCAAGAGCTCGAGTTGGAGCTGGCAAGCGAATTTCTTGTCATGGCTGCCGAACTGCTGTATATCAAAAGCCGCATGCTTCTCCCGAGACCTCCCGTGATCGAGCAAGAAGACGGCAGCATAGAGGAAGTGGACCCGCGGGAAGAACTCGTACAGCGCTTGATTGAATACCGCAAATACAAAGCTGCTGCCGATCAGTTGCGCGAGATGGAAGTCGCGCGCAGCTTGATCTATACGCGGGCGCCGCTGGATCTGTCCGAATATATGCCGCATATCGAGGAGAATCCGGTGCAAGACTTCAACTTGTCCGATCTCTTGATCGCCTTTCAGCGGGCACTTCGGCGATCGCGATCGCGTATGGCGATTGCGAAGATCACCCGCGATGAGATCTCTGTCAAAGACCGCATGGTGCAAGTGACGGACACGATCAGCAAGGCGGGGGGCAGGACGATGTTCTCGAAGCTGATCGGCGAGGATGCCGATCGCACGGATATCGTTGTGACGTTCTTAGCGCTGCTGGAACTGATCAGGCGGAAGTTCGTGTCTTGTTACCAGCATCGTTTGTTCGACGATATCGTCATTCAACTTCGCGAATCAGGGGGAAACGATGAACTACCAGCAGATGAAATCAGTTATTGA
- the scpB gene encoding SMC-Scp complex subunit ScpB — protein MNYQQMKSVIEGLLFAAGDEGLDARQIAEVLEQSPELVTELIQSLKNDLRRDGRGIQIVEIAGTYQMTTLPEHAPFFERLAYSPSHATLSQAALETLAIVAYKQPITRIEIEEIRGVRSDRAIQTLVAKQLIHEVARAEVIGRPILYGTTKHFLDYFGLKSLDDLPVPPDFDAATLAQQTRDLFDKMGERQSELDGQLTFDDLRELVDEQTLADEPE, from the coding sequence ATGAACTACCAGCAGATGAAATCAGTTATTGAAGGCCTGCTGTTCGCAGCCGGGGATGAGGGGCTGGATGCGCGTCAGATTGCTGAGGTGCTGGAACAGAGCCCGGAACTCGTAACGGAGCTCATCCAGAGTTTGAAGAATGACTTGCGCCGTGACGGCCGAGGCATTCAGATTGTTGAGATCGCAGGCACTTATCAGATGACGACGCTGCCGGAACATGCCCCTTTTTTTGAACGACTGGCCTATTCTCCTTCCCATGCGACGCTTTCACAGGCTGCGCTGGAGACCCTGGCGATCGTTGCCTACAAGCAGCCGATAACCAGGATTGAGATCGAGGAGATCCGCGGCGTGAGATCGGACCGGGCGATTCAGACGCTCGTCGCCAAACAGCTCATCCATGAAGTAGCGAGAGCGGAAGTGATCGGCAGACCGATACTATATGGGACGACGAAGCATTTCCTCGACTACTTCGGTTTGAAGAGCCTGGATGATCTGCCTGTGCCGCCTGACTTCGATGCAGCGACGCTGGCGCAGCAGACGAGGGATCTTTTCGATAAGATGGGCGAACGGCAGAGTGAACTGGACGGCCAACTGACGTTTGACGACCTGCGTGAACTCGTTGATGAGCAGACGCTTGCCGACGAGCCGGAATGA
- a CDS encoding DUF2953 domain-containing protein, giving the protein MIGWIIAGIIGLLVILILLSDLEVEIAVKRAEEKDRWVLKFRWLYGLIRYEWLAPKMNFRGKEGLILRSKTVNEQAGEKTQENKIKIDEAFVKKEYRKLMALIKNTFGISRWLQETFSHVRCVNLHWHTQIGAGDAMETATLTGLAWTLKGSLIGYLSNHIKLKTQPRLYILPMYNQTKWRTELNCIFKLRTGYAMIAGLLLLVRILRIKGGIKTWQSILSKAS; this is encoded by the coding sequence ATGATAGGTTGGATCATCGCAGGGATCATCGGACTTCTAGTCATCCTAATCTTACTGAGTGATCTGGAGGTGGAGATTGCCGTCAAGCGTGCAGAAGAGAAGGATCGCTGGGTGTTGAAGTTCCGCTGGCTTTATGGGTTGATTCGCTATGAGTGGCTTGCTCCCAAGATGAATTTCAGGGGCAAAGAAGGGCTGATCCTGCGGAGCAAAACAGTCAACGAACAGGCCGGCGAGAAAACGCAGGAAAATAAGATAAAGATCGATGAGGCGTTTGTGAAGAAGGAATACCGCAAACTGATGGCATTGATCAAGAACACTTTCGGCATATCCCGCTGGCTGCAGGAGACCTTCAGTCATGTCCGCTGTGTGAACCTTCATTGGCATACACAGATCGGTGCCGGCGATGCCATGGAGACGGCTACGCTCACCGGCCTTGCCTGGACCTTGAAGGGCTCCCTCATCGGCTATCTCTCCAATCATATCAAGCTCAAAACACAACCGCGCCTGTACATCCTTCCCATGTATAACCAGACCAAGTGGCGCACTGAGCTCAACTGCATATTCAAGTTAAGAACAGGATATGCTATGATTGCTGGATTATTGTTGCTGGTGCGCATTTTACGAATTAAGGGAGGCATAAAGACATGGCAGAGCATCCTATCCAAGGCCTCATGA
- the ytfJ gene encoding GerW family sporulation protein, translating into MAEHPIQGLMKTAMENIKEMVDVNTIVGDPVETKDGSVILPISKVNFGFAAGGSEFVIDGDRPQTVPEGHHANIYHPFGGGSGGGVSITPIAFLVVSASGVNVVPLDSQTHLLDRVIDNAPQLVEKLQSMMKKNNTLSSSAANSTNSADPAPYI; encoded by the coding sequence ATGGCAGAGCATCCTATCCAAGGCCTCATGAAGACGGCTATGGAGAATATTAAGGAAATGGTCGATGTCAACACAATCGTCGGCGATCCTGTAGAGACCAAGGATGGCAGCGTGATCCTGCCGATCTCAAAGGTGAATTTTGGATTTGCCGCAGGGGGAAGTGAGTTCGTCATCGATGGAGACCGGCCGCAGACCGTTCCAGAAGGCCATCATGCGAATATCTATCATCCATTCGGCGGCGGATCCGGCGGCGGTGTATCAATTACGCCGATCGCGTTCCTCGTCGTATCCGCTTCCGGCGTGAATGTCGTACCGCTGGACAGCCAGACTCACCTGCTCGATCGTGTGATCGACAACGCTCCTCAGTTGGTGGAGAAGCTGCAGAGTATGATGAAGAAAAACAATACGCTCTCCTCATCTGCCGCGAACTCGACGAATTCGGCCGATCCCGCTCCATATATCTAG